In one window of Henckelia pumila isolate YLH828 chromosome 1, ASM3356847v2, whole genome shotgun sequence DNA:
- the LOC140879886 gene encoding mavicyanin-like — translation MEKKSSHVGYYFMFFIILISSVIDLSTGAVHSVGDSAGWTTIGNVDYKQWAATKNFQLGDVIVFVYHPQFHNVMQVTHGGYKACNASSPISTHTTGNDTITVDSYGHHFFLCGVPGHCQAGQKVDINVLRIVPAGPSSEPVAQVKVPAPSPSYAAAQSTLCLQAWITITIFLTIFHILSYKHT, via the exons atggagAAAAAATCATCTCATGTGGGATATTATTTCATGTTTTTTATCATTCTAATTTCTTCAGTGATTGATCTGTCAACCGGGGCTGTTCATTCCGTCGGAGACTCCGCCGGCTGGACTACCATTGGAAATGTGGATTACAAGCAATGGGCAGCTACAAAAAACTTTCAACTTGGTGATGTTATAG TTTTCGTGTACCACCCGCAGTTTCACAACGTGATGCAAGTAACACATGGTGGCTACAAGGCGTGCAATGCGTCTTCCCCTATCTCGACTCACACAACTGGGAACGACACGATAACTGTCGATTCTTATGGCCACCACTTCTTCCTGTGTGGAGTACCAGGACATTGTCAAGCAGGACAGAAAGTCGACATCAATGTCCTACGAATCGTACCAGCTGGACCCTCGTCTGAGCCGGTTGCCCAAGTTAAAGTACCAGCACCTTCTCCCAGTTATGCAGCTGCACAGTCCACTCTATGCCTCCAAGCTTGGATTACCATCACAATTTTCCTCACTATTTTTCATATCTTAAGTTACAAACACACGTAA